DNA from Platichthys flesus chromosome 20, fPlaFle2.1, whole genome shotgun sequence:
TGCATTACAATGTTAAACTAATTTGGACGAAATTATGCCAAAAATGTTTACTGAAAGTCGATTTGTTTCTCGCGCTTTAAGGATCATCTTGGTTTTGCTCTCAACTTTACCGCGTTCCCGaaagaacattttattattacagACAACTTAGTGGCGACCCTGTGGTCACCGCTGTCCACCCTTGGCTCTGCCACTGCCAGATCTGCAGAGCTTCTCGCtggacaaaatgtaaaatgaggCTTGTTAGGATGGATGACTGAGACGCTGTGGAGAGGTAGAATGGTGGTTTGTGGGAGAAGAGTTAACGCAGGGAAAGAACAGGCCTTTACATGATGAGGTCATGTACAGGCCTGTGCACCCTCCGATGGAGAGGCTGCAGCGAACAGCAGTGACTGTATCAGCTCTGTCCGTTGTTCCGAGTCAGAGGGCTGATGCAGACGATGAGGTCAGAGATTATCACAAGATGTAGTCATTTGCATACTCGCTGGCTGATCCGGGAGCAGCTCTGAGGGAAGCGAACGGAGCAGGTTGACGTGAGAGCCGTCGAGCCGATCCTCAGTCGGACAGATCCGAGCCGAGGCCGACGACTCTCACGGGATAAAGAGACATGTTGTTTGCAGCTGCACGACATCTACAGAGAACAACAGCTGGTGACGGGAGCAACACTGAGCAGGTTTTCACAATAGACAAATTCATGCAGATTTATGTCTGGAAAACAACACACGACACGTCCATTCATATACATGAcctgatgtgttttttgtttttctttcgaTTATCCATGTAATATTCATGATGAGTCAAAGAAAGGATTGGATTACTTTTTTGCtgttaattttaaattaaaaaacatccaaGCCACACTACCTCACTAAAGGTGGCCGTTTAGAATCTCTTCTAAAAATGCATCAATTAATTCCTAACCTATAATTTTTAATTCAAGCCTCTCGCTCCACGTCCTCatgctttgctttttttttctgttcctgAATGTGGTGAGATGAGTACACAACATTAATagcaatacaaatacaacacactgaATAGAAACTAAATATTGATCCAATTTTTAGCCCTAAGATATTCCCACTTCGACATGATGCGAGGAATTGTGCTACGGCAAAAGCTCTACATCACAATGTTTTACGAttctttttaaacaatttttttcgTAAAGCCGGTTTGAATTTTCTTGAAAGTTAAGTTTTAGCTACTTGTCATGCAAAGTgatagtttttcttttcagacgATACTCAAAAGAAACCCGAAGTCGTACAAACAGAATTTCAAGAGAGAGTAGAAAATAATGTTTCACCGGTGAAGATGATATGTTTGTCATGAAGAACAGAGGCGGCGGCATCCTTCTCTCAATCCAGTCTCACACTCACATTGGTTTATGTCCTGCAGAGGGGAAATATTACATCTGGAAACCACTGGTCACAACTCAAACATAATGTACTGACACCAATATGTACAACAGCCAACCACGTGTTGTAGAGAGAAGTGGGTGTGGCACAGCTGCGCCGATACACCAAATCATGATGTCAAGtccagaaagaaaagagaagaaagagagctactttacaaaagaaaaacaatagaaaaaataGTGTTAAGTCTTTTTAGAttccaataaataagaaaatcctcaaagcaaaaataaatccactTATTTTAGATTCATACAGTGATACACTCACACGTTCACATTACAcgtgacacatttaaaacaaacgTTCActcgtttctttttctttttttatcttacaGGGTGATTCCTTGAACTCTGCATCTTCAAACGTCTTTAAGATGTCCCACAGTGTTCTGCTGCATTTTCGGGTccttatttcatttcattttttgctGGAAGTATTGCtttaagaaatacattttgGTCTTTTTCTCCGATGTGACAGAATCTCTAATGGAAGCAATTTCTCATTTCTTCCTCTGGGTTTCACAAAAACTGCACTCGGGCTCGTCATTGAACCCAAAGTGGGGTTTTTAAACCTCGGAGCGATGTACGTACTCGACCAAGACTTTCTGTGCTGTGCCGCTCTCAGGGTGTTTGCAACGGGACACGTGTACGTCTGATTGTTTCGTCTTGCTGGCATGCACATCTATGTGATTGGGTGGGAGGTATAAACGTGTGGTGTGGTGAGTCTGTGACGGCAACATCcggacacactcacacgcagaTCTCTATGGGCGTGGCCACCAGCATGCGGCTGCCCGGTGAACTGCTCTCTCGCGGCATTCGATCGTAGCTGTTGGTGGACGACACTGAACTGTTGGTAGAGACGGGCACGAAATGGTGGCCGCTGACCTGTTCCATCAACCCGCCCTTGGCCCCGCTGCCACTCCCCCGCTCCACCGACACAGGAGacatgggagagagaggggacagagtCTGCTGCTTCATCcgctccaccagcagctcctcgtcctcctccccaGAAGACGACGATGAGATGGTGCCATTCACATCACCTTGCacgattcctcctcctcctcctcctcctcctcctccaccgccaaccctctctccacctcctccgcctcctgtATTGCTGTTgccgttgttgttgttattctccGTATCCAGCATCCAGGAGTGGCTGAAGTAGCCGAACACCTCCTTGACAGAGCAGCGGCGGTCCTGCTCCACGGAGAGCAGCCGGCGGAACATACGGAGCGCCTGCTCAGTGAAGCGCCTCCACTGGGACGGCACCGtgttcgtcctcctcctctgccagcGGATGAACTCCTGGTAGAAGGAGTCGGAGGGCAGCGCCTTCTCCCAGGGGAAGTTGCCGGTCAGCATGCAGAAGAGCAGCACGCCGAAAGCCCAGACGTCAGTGCTGTAGTCCACGCAGAAGCCCTCGTGGCGGGACACATCGCAGAGTTCCGGGGCCGTGTAGGGGATGGTACCGCTCACCTAGAGGAGAAGGTCAGCAGGTTAAAGCTGCAACAAGATGCTTAATAATAGAATAGTCTCAAAATAAACCTGATACTTACTCTTTTCACGGGCGAGCCAGCTCGGCGGGTCATGCCAAAGTCGGACAGCTTGACCTTGCGGCACTCTCTGTCAAAAATGAGGATGTTTTCGGGCTTGATGTCCCTGTGGACCAGCTTCTTACAGTGCAGGTAGTCCAGAGCGATGGCTACTTGGTGCACGCAGCGCTTTGCCACTGCCTCTGGAAGACCAACCTGAGAGAGGGAACAGGGGAAGATCTGAGTGGagtccatccattatctgtaccGTTTG
Protein-coding regions in this window:
- the bsk146 gene encoding serine/threonine-protein kinase SBK1, which produces MSSSPLVSRANMDILDELQLIAAQNLERLEVNKYYEVIRELGKGTYGKVDLVIHKIRGTKMALKFLKKKTTKLKSFLREYSISLYLSPCPFIINMFGIAFETEEYFVFAQEYALAGDLFDIIPPQVGLPEAVAKRCVHQVAIALDYLHCKKLVHRDIKPENILIFDRECRKVKLSDFGMTRRAGSPVKRVSGTIPYTAPELCDVSRHEGFCVDYSTDVWAFGVLLFCMLTGNFPWEKALPSDSFYQEFIRWQRRRTNTVPSQWRRFTEQALRMFRRLLSVEQDRRCSVKEVFGYFSHSWMLDTENNNNNGNSNTGGGGGGERVGGGGGGGGGGGGIVQGDVNGTISSSSSGEEDEELLVERMKQQTLSPLSPMSPVSVERGSGSGAKGGLMEQVSGHHFVPVSTNSSVSSTNSYDRMPRESSSPGSRMLVATPIEICV